The Lycium ferocissimum isolate CSIRO_LF1 chromosome 1, AGI_CSIRO_Lferr_CH_V1, whole genome shotgun sequence genome includes a region encoding these proteins:
- the LOC132058095 gene encoding putative F-box protein At1g49610 produces MVGVDRLSDLPEPILIHILSMLREGKEVVRSSVLSTRWRFLWMSVPVSLYYHLPVDQGENEVHDFVTSINRELHYWRSCQKIRRFTVYFDIREEKFVRDVDLWVYFATKLANVEDFTLGLFFMNDQIYEFPQFAYKNTSLRNLLLWFCQLNPSGSVNWSSLVSLSIMYLKNTTEGVMEKVLAGCPNLECLRLHYLWGIHHLEISNVKLTELIIMDYKTDESDIWLEIVAPYIQNLQLMGSCSEIRLRNVASLVSAVLSLDFDFGDGDEWQKESSCLKQLLHSVARVENLKLGPWCIECLSILELKGWQLPPSSRKSLQLNRNFEQLDLPGICRFLQSSSNIETLVIDGFNQDTRDLLSKYTNEDEQRRRFETHNYNCSLLHLKTIKFINFLGPLRKNKAVLSSVKYLLKHATILEKFVIAGRYRGAVASQDFVKMELEFPRFPRSSPHASFIFSYC; encoded by the exons CAGCGTATTGTCTACGCGATGGAGGTTTCTTTGGATGTCCGTTCCGGTATCACTCTACTACCATCTCCCCGTTGACCAAGGcgaaaatgaagttcatgattTCGTGACTTCCATCAACAGGGAGCTTCATTATTGGAGGTCTTGCCAGAAAATCCGAAGATTCACCGTCTATTTCGATATTCGCGAGGAGAAATTTGTTAGAGATGTCGATTTATGGGTATATTTTGCAACTAAACTTGCTAATGTTGAAGATTTTACACTTGGACTTTTCTTTATGAATGACCAAATATATGAGTTTCCTCAGTTTGCATATAAGAATACGTCCTTGAGAAATTTGCTTTTATGGTTCTGCCAACTGAATCCTTCCGGTAGTGTGAACTGGAGTAGTCTCGTTTCCCTTTCAATTATGTATCTGAAGAATACAACGGAGGGTGTCATGGAAAAGGTATTAGCTGGTTGTCCTAACTTGGAGTGCTTGAGATTGCACTATTTATGGGGAATTCATCATCTGGAAATCAGCAATGTGAAGTTGACAGAATTGATAATAATGGACTATAAAACTGATGAAAGTGACATTTGGCTTGAAATAGTAGCCCCATATATTCAGAATTTGCAACTTATGGGGTCGTGTAGTGAGATACGCTTGAGAAATGTGGCTTCACTTGTCTCTGCAGTGCTTAGCTTAGATTTTGATTTTGGAGATGGGGACGAATGGCAGAAGGAGTCTAGCTGTTTGAAGCAACTTCTTCACAGCGTTGCCCGTGTCGAGAATCTAAAATTAGGTCCCTGGTGCATCGAG TGCCTGTCCATACTGGAACTGAAAGGATGGCAGCTTCCACCATCAAGCAGGAAATCCTTACAACTTAACAGAAACTTCGAACAATTGGACTTGCCTGGAATTTGCAGATTTCTACAGAGTTCATCAAATATTGAGACATTGGTCATTGATGGGTTCAATCAAGACACAAGA GACCTGCTATCAAAGTACACAAATGAGGATGAACAAAGAAGGAGGTTTGAGACACATAATTATAACTGCTCATTGCTACATTTGAAGACCATCAAGTTCATTAACTTTTTGGGACCACTAAGGAAAAATAAGGCAGTACTGTCATCAGTAAAATATTTGCTCAAGCATGCAACCATACTAGAAAAGTTCGTCATTGCTGGCAGATACAGAGGGGCTGTTGCGTCTCAGGATTTTGTTAAAATGGAACTGGAGTTCCCAAGATTTCCGAGATCCTCCCCACACGCTTCATTTATCTTTTCTTATTGCTAA